A stretch of Babylonia areolata isolate BAREFJ2019XMU chromosome 23, ASM4173473v1, whole genome shotgun sequence DNA encodes these proteins:
- the LOC143297817 gene encoding uncharacterized protein LOC143297817: MWQTTHRKKAQPPQKMQHTRKPNRNTPRNRKWWFRNLKRGRQTRNRNMPRNRKWWYRNRKERHTRNRNMPRHRKWWYRNRKERHTRNRNTPLNQKRWNRTQKERHTRNRNKSRNRNKPRNRKWWYRNLKERHTRNQNKPRNR, translated from the coding sequence gcacAGCCGCCCCAGAAGATGCAGCACACACGGAAGCCGAACCGGAACACGCCCCGCAACCGGAAGTGGTGGTTCAGGAACCTGAAGAGGGGGCGGCAAACACGGAACCGGAACATGCCCCGCAACCGGAAGTGGTGGTACAGGAACCGGAAGGAGAGGCACACACGGAACCGGAACATGCCCCGCCACCGGAAGTGGTGGTACAGGAACCGGAAGGAGAGGCACACACGGAACCGGAACACGCCCCTCAACCAGAAACGGTGGAACAGGACCCAGAAGGAGAGGCACACACGGAACCGGAACAAGTCTCGCAACCGGAACAAGCCCCGCAACCGGAAGTGGTGGTACAGGAACCTGAAGGAGAGGCACACACGGAACCAGAACAAGCCCCGCAACCGATAG